One segment of Clostridium botulinum DNA contains the following:
- a CDS encoding DUF7507 domain-containing protein, giving the protein MSLTARFSTIDKAVLVSTGNSLVVCGSNSDININTSDMIKPNGSTTRDWATAGSTAKINILSNSTILYAELIWYSTVASYSSGAVDVRSIQDDPITFTAPNGDIIYVTPQNTDSYTASTQSVNRFRSAEVTSTIKKYLGGNYTVSNVPTSIPSTGLSDTVAGWTLVVVYRNDLFKPQRVGFQSGIVVASNNQPYQATVTGFTTESNPDYLKGSLYLVCANGEPLSGTDTISIGPSFANLTTIGNPIGSPNINPLTAPNNPYNNFFSGQINVCNPLSDSMGLIDISGTNGTKNNDAFVPTQVIGARNKWDITNVDISNTLIPNQTLLAGQLNSNGVSSIQLLGVGTQVKAIGPDITANLLFYDPDGDSEYNVEVGEKIVYAVKIKNNGDELANNVILSMNINQYCSFVPDSIYINNSLQQGANITNGINVGSIDSHGVTNVIFTVKVNSLPPLDITSGYHLMYATANYNYQFISGVNTIVNYATTNTLPVIVESGQVNLVKSVSKTAAFVGDNLVYTTIITNTGTAIAKNLFFQDKIQNNCSFIERSVEIDDSSMVEFNPNIGFILPDLSPQESIKVVFSVKIDSLSPSTVINNISNLTFGYMFNQQLALIEKTVFSNITSVQIEYADIIAKRCNNNSYPKIGDTVTYTLNLTNVGNISANNVQVLEPPVSGATFKTGSVKINNQAQAELNPFVGFNLSNPINPNQTTTVSYDMLINTIKPGDTIDNTAQVPFKYQITPEQGQISTQKDSNTVETVANFVCMSINESVDKAYATINDDLYYTAIIENNGNIDAYNTIFLSNIQTETSFIANSVFINGVAYPGYNPNIGFSVGTVCAGDSVEVKYKVKVLTRPNPNIVYNQSDLVYNYLPDPNGSQISNTIYSNRVQTIINVASYTVTKMVNKYYAVLGENLVYTTQIVNTGTVNLTDIKFADNIPTFVTFYPGTVYIDGTNYSNYNPISGFSIDDLHPGDTTTITFAVTITESPDFGYVLNTSQLALTYIVNPNTPIITKTVYSNEVKTYVITGNLSINKITNKSYAKVGDTINYSFNVSNIGNTPLTNVNFVDIVPNGGEFISGSVSVNGVVKSSYNPNLGFIIGTLNVGQVCNISFNIIVKSIPTPNVIVNTATSSYAFTIDPNEQPETQTKTSNSVTTVINKGDATLTKSVDKMYATIGETLTYTITAHNTGTVQLENIILTDIIQPGATFVEDSVVIDGVSKPGYNPNNSFNLNNIMSGGSSTVIFKSKVTSLPTTPQISNTASMTYKYYIDPNGVSVSDNRTSNTVTTNITTSTVTNTKSVDKMYATIGDVLTYTSVISNSGNVDITNTNFTDIISSNTSFMTGSVTIDGEPYVDYNPNIGFTLGTIQPTKSVTVVFKASVSSVPDLGYVVNQSNVSYNYKLHLDKPDIIVGNALSNLVTTYINVGTVNITKAADRAYARINDVVNYTFNIVNTGNTLLKNISFKDIIQTESTFNPNSVYVNGVQKTEFDPNTGFSLDNIPVGEYATIAFSVTINSIPQPDGKLNNKGSVTYSYNVDPSATPITKTTDSNTTTVNIKDTIVTTTKSVDKSIAKLLDTLNFTVTIKNAGNVPVQHINFKDILDSNLLFTPQSVYINETQYSNYNPNNGFSLSDIQPGDTTTIKFAATIETRPTGNIVYNNATVSYDYTVGQQVITGTMTTNTTQTYVATGELTVTKSVDKMYATVNDILGYTIVVKNTGSVSATNISLKDIIQSNASLVPQSVVIDGISQPTDDPNVGFSLTDLPLNASHTITFSAQVNSIPSTGEIDDTANVTFTYKLTPSDTPVTTTTPSNTVKTYINLGKLAINKVVDKMYATIGDTINYTLTITNIGNTKCTNNFFRDIIQSDATFVSNSVVIDTTSQTAYDPNTGFNLPDIPGKGSVTVKFAITVKTLPSDYILYNTGSVSYSYYIDPNGNPVSSLATSNTVATTINKGSLSVTKEVDKAYATIGDKISYTVSIINTGNVNASAINFRDVIPNGLTFVTNSVKINGVNYQGYNPYQSFSLGLLLPGDSVIVKFDATVTLLPNPSLVYNTANVVFSYYIDPTGSVLVTQVNSNTVTTQINLGALNITKSVNKGYATHGDVLTYSFTLNNTGNVDLSNVIFLDNLQSDINFNSGSVIVNGKTQSDYDPTVGFNLGTISTLGIVTVSFTVTIIQNPTHQSVINFATGTFSYKIDPNGQIYTSSNTSNSVSTIIIMPSLAGTKVVDLAYATIQDTLNYSIVFKNTGNTTLTSLFFEDTLSNGAVFKPGTVKIDGVSYSNYDPTLGFNLPDLIAGNTTNINFQATVTLLPTPPQVTNYAVSNGLYKIDPAGSTYSISATTNTVTTNINLGNLTNVKSVDKMYAKVGDTLTYTSVITNTGNITASNIQFLDTLQAELTYISGTVTIGGVLYPSLDPTVGFPLSNLAPNQSVTVTFEASINALPVPPQVNNKSQAQFSYKIDPNGITLTSTAFSNLVTTQVVKGILNATKIVDKPIATVGDILTYTVTLINAGNVIDNNVFFQDTPSTGATFKSGTVTVNGQIQGSYDPTVGFSLGDIGIGQVVTVVFQATVVSVPPSNNVTNQATINFKFVVDPKEQPYSQTSYSNTVTTNIALGKLDVTKAVDKKFATIGDKLTYTVTIVNIGNINATNVLFIDPTPANSVFVPGTVTINGLAHIGYNPSAGFTLDTMTPGQIVTVVYQVQVVNMC; this is encoded by the coding sequence GTGAGTTTAACAGCACGATTTAGCACAATTGACAAAGCAGTATTGGTATCTACTGGGAATAGTCTAGTTGTATGTGGAAGTAATAGTGATATTAATATTAATACTTCTGATATGATTAAACCAAATGGTAGTACGACAAGAGATTGGGCTACAGCAGGTAGCACAGCTAAAATAAATATTTTATCTAATAGCACAATATTATATGCTGAATTAATTTGGTATTCTACAGTGGCAAGTTATTCAAGTGGAGCAGTAGATGTTAGAAGTATTCAAGATGATCCAATAACATTTACTGCACCTAATGGAGATATTATATATGTTACACCTCAAAATACAGACAGTTATACAGCATCTACTCAAAGTGTAAATAGATTTAGATCTGCTGAAGTTACCTCAACAATTAAAAAGTATTTAGGAGGAAACTATACAGTATCTAATGTTCCAACAAGTATACCTTCAACTGGATTAAGTGATACTGTGGCAGGATGGACTTTAGTAGTCGTTTATAGAAATGATTTATTTAAACCTCAAAGAGTTGGTTTTCAATCAGGAATAGTTGTAGCAAGTAATAATCAACCATATCAAGCAACGGTTACAGGATTTACAACTGAATCAAATCCTGATTATCTAAAGGGTAGTTTATATTTAGTTTGTGCAAATGGAGAGCCGCTTTCAGGAACAGACACTATAAGTATTGGACCATCATTTGCTAATTTAACAACAATAGGTAATCCCATAGGAAGTCCAAATATAAATCCATTAACTGCACCTAATAATCCATATAATAATTTCTTTTCAGGACAAATAAATGTTTGTAATCCATTAAGTGATAGCATGGGATTAATAGATATAAGTGGCACTAATGGAACTAAAAATAATGATGCTTTTGTTCCTACTCAAGTAATAGGTGCAAGAAATAAGTGGGATATTACAAATGTGGATATAAGTAATACTCTAATACCAAATCAAACATTATTAGCAGGGCAATTAAATTCAAATGGAGTATCCTCAATACAATTGCTTGGTGTTGGAACTCAAGTTAAGGCTATAGGGCCAGATATAACAGCAAATTTATTATTCTATGATCCAGATGGAGATAGCGAATACAATGTAGAAGTGGGAGAAAAAATAGTATATGCTGTTAAGATTAAAAATAATGGTGATGAATTAGCTAATAATGTGATATTATCTATGAATATTAATCAATATTGTTCATTTGTTCCTGATTCAATTTATATAAATAATTCACTACAACAAGGTGCAAATATAACTAATGGTATTAATGTTGGTTCAATTGATTCTCATGGAGTAACAAATGTAATATTTACAGTTAAGGTTAATTCATTACCACCCCTTGATATTACAAGTGGATATCATTTAATGTATGCTACTGCAAATTATAATTATCAATTTATTTCTGGAGTAAATACAATCGTTAATTATGCAACAACCAATACACTTCCTGTTATTGTTGAAAGTGGGCAAGTAAATCTTGTAAAGAGCGTTTCTAAAACTGCAGCATTTGTAGGAGATAATTTAGTTTATACAACAATTATAACTAATACTGGTACTGCAATAGCTAAGAATTTGTTCTTCCAAGACAAAATTCAAAATAATTGTTCATTTATAGAACGAAGTGTTGAAATTGATGATTCTAGCATGGTTGAATTTAATCCTAATATTGGATTTATATTGCCAGATTTATCACCACAAGAATCTATAAAAGTAGTTTTTTCTGTGAAGATAGATTCATTGTCACCATCAACAGTTATAAATAATATATCTAATTTGACTTTTGGATATATGTTTAATCAACAGCTAGCATTAATAGAAAAAACAGTATTTAGTAATATTACTTCTGTTCAAATTGAATATGCTGATATAATCGCAAAAAGGTGTAATAATAACAGCTATCCTAAAATTGGTGATACTGTAACCTATACTTTGAATCTTACTAATGTAGGAAATATATCAGCTAACAATGTACAAGTTTTAGAACCACCAGTATCAGGAGCTACTTTTAAAACCGGAAGTGTTAAAATAAATAATCAAGCTCAAGCAGAATTAAATCCATTTGTAGGTTTCAATCTTTCTAATCCAATAAATCCAAATCAAACAACTACAGTATCGTATGATATGCTAATAAATACAATAAAACCAGGGGATACAATAGATAATACTGCACAAGTACCATTTAAATATCAAATAACACCAGAACAAGGGCAGATTTCAACACAAAAAGACTCTAATACTGTTGAAACAGTAGCAAATTTTGTATGTATGTCTATAAATGAAAGTGTAGATAAAGCATATGCAACAATAAATGATGACTTATATTATACTGCTATTATAGAAAACAACGGTAATATAGATGCGTATAATACAATATTTTTATCTAATATACAAACAGAGACTTCATTTATTGCAAATAGCGTTTTTATAAATGGGGTAGCATATCCAGGATATAATCCTAATATTGGATTTAGTGTAGGAACTGTCTGCGCAGGTGATTCAGTAGAAGTTAAGTATAAAGTTAAGGTTTTAACACGTCCAAATCCTAATATAGTTTATAATCAATCAGATTTGGTTTATAATTATTTACCAGATCCAAATGGATCGCAAATAAGTAATACAATTTATAGTAATAGAGTTCAAACTATTATAAATGTAGCAAGTTATACTGTTACTAAAATGGTTAATAAATATTATGCAGTGCTTGGTGAAAATTTAGTTTATACAACACAAATAGTAAATACAGGTACTGTAAATTTAACTGATATAAAATTTGCAGATAATATTCCTACTTTTGTAACATTTTATCCAGGAACAGTATATATAGATGGAACAAATTATTCTAATTATAATCCTATAAGTGGTTTTTCTATAGATGATTTACACCCAGGAGACACAACTACAATAACATTTGCGGTGACTATAACTGAATCACCTGATTTTGGATATGTACTAAATACGTCTCAATTAGCATTAACTTATATAGTAAATCCGAATACTCCGATTATAACTAAAACAGTATATTCTAATGAAGTTAAGACTTATGTAATTACAGGAAACTTATCTATAAATAAAATAACTAATAAGTCTTATGCAAAAGTAGGAGATACAATAAATTATTCATTTAATGTATCGAATATAGGCAATACACCTTTAACCAATGTTAACTTTGTTGATATAGTACCAAATGGTGGAGAATTTATATCTGGTAGTGTAAGTGTAAATGGAGTTGTTAAATCTTCTTATAATCCTAATTTAGGTTTTATTATTGGAACTTTGAATGTAGGGCAGGTTTGTAATATAAGTTTTAATATTATTGTAAAGAGTATTCCAACGCCTAATGTTATTGTAAATACTGCAACATCATCATATGCTTTTACTATTGATCCAAATGAACAACCAGAAACACAAACAAAGACAAGTAATAGTGTTACAACTGTGATAAATAAAGGTGATGCAACATTAACTAAATCAGTAGATAAAATGTATGCAACAATAGGAGAAACATTAACTTATACAATTACAGCACACAATACAGGAACTGTGCAATTAGAAAATATTATTTTAACTGACATTATTCAACCAGGAGCTACCTTTGTAGAAGATTCAGTAGTTATAGATGGAGTAAGTAAACCAGGATATAATCCTAATAATAGTTTTAATTTAAATAATATTATGTCTGGTGGATCTTCAACAGTTATATTCAAATCAAAGGTAACCAGTTTGCCAACCACACCTCAAATTTCTAACACTGCAAGTATGACTTATAAATATTATATAGATCCAAATGGAGTATCAGTTAGTGATAATAGAACAAGTAATACTGTAACTACGAATATAACAACAAGTACTGTTACAAATACTAAGAGTGTAGATAAGATGTATGCAACAATTGGAGATGTGTTAACTTATACTTCAGTTATTTCTAATAGTGGAAATGTTGATATAACAAATACAAACTTTACTGATATAATTTCATCTAATACAAGCTTTATGACAGGAAGTGTAACAATAGATGGAGAGCCATATGTAGATTACAATCCTAATATAGGATTTACTTTAGGGACAATACAGCCTACTAAGTCTGTAACAGTTGTATTTAAAGCAAGTGTAAGTAGTGTACCTGATTTAGGGTATGTAGTAAATCAATCTAATGTAAGTTATAATTACAAGCTACATCTAGATAAACCAGATATAATAGTAGGTAATGCCTTAAGTAATTTGGTAACTACCTATATAAATGTAGGTACAGTTAATATAACTAAGGCAGCAGATAGAGCTTATGCTAGAATAAATGATGTCGTAAATTATACTTTCAATATTGTTAATACTGGAAATACGTTATTAAAAAATATATCATTTAAAGATATAATTCAAACAGAATCAACATTTAATCCTAATTCTGTTTATGTAAATGGAGTACAAAAGACAGAATTTGATCCTAACACAGGATTCTCATTGGATAATATTCCAGTTGGAGAATATGCAACAATTGCATTTAGTGTAACAATAAATTCAATTCCACAACCAGATGGTAAATTAAACAATAAAGGTAGTGTGACTTACTCATATAATGTTGATCCAAGTGCAACTCCTATAACTAAGACAACAGATTCTAATACAACTACTGTAAATATTAAGGATACTATAGTTACAACAACTAAATCTGTAGATAAATCAATAGCTAAACTATTAGATACTTTAAACTTTACTGTTACTATAAAGAATGCAGGAAATGTACCAGTTCAGCATATAAATTTTAAGGATATACTAGATAGTAATCTATTGTTTACACCACAATCTGTTTATATTAATGAAACACAATATAGTAACTATAATCCTAATAATGGATTCTCATTATCTGATATACAACCTGGGGATACAACTACAATTAAATTTGCAGCTACTATTGAAACTAGACCTACTGGAAATATAGTATACAATAATGCTACGGTATCTTATGATTATACTGTAGGACAACAAGTTATAACAGGTACAATGACTACTAACACAACACAAACCTATGTTGCAACTGGTGAACTTACAGTTACTAAATCAGTAGATAAAATGTATGCAACAGTTAATGATATATTAGGATATACAATAGTTGTTAAAAATACAGGTTCAGTAAGTGCAACTAACATTAGTTTAAAGGATATTATTCAATCTAATGCGTCATTAGTTCCACAATCAGTTGTAATAGATGGAATAAGTCAACCAACAGATGATCCAAATGTAGGATTTTCGTTAACTGATTTACCTTTAAATGCATCACACACAATAACATTTAGTGCTCAAGTTAATTCTATTCCATCAACTGGAGAAATAGATGATACAGCAAATGTAACATTCACTTATAAGTTAACACCAAGTGATACTCCTGTTACAACAACTACTCCTTCAAATACAGTTAAGACCTATATTAATTTAGGTAAATTAGCAATAAATAAAGTTGTAGATAAAATGTATGCAACAATAGGAGATACAATAAATTATACCTTAACAATAACTAATATAGGAAATACAAAATGCACTAATAATTTCTTTAGAGATATAATTCAATCAGATGCAACTTTTGTAAGTAATTCAGTAGTAATAGATACTACAAGTCAGACAGCATATGATCCGAATACAGGATTTAATTTACCGGATATTCCAGGAAAAGGTAGTGTTACTGTTAAATTTGCAATAACAGTAAAAACATTGCCATCAGATTATATATTATATAATACTGGTAGTGTAAGTTATAGCTATTATATAGATCCAAATGGAAATCCAGTTTCATCTTTGGCAACAAGCAATACTGTAGCAACTACAATAAATAAAGGATCATTAAGTGTTACTAAAGAGGTTGATAAAGCATATGCAACTATAGGGGATAAGATTAGTTATACAGTTTCTATTATTAATACAGGAAACGTTAATGCTAGTGCTATAAACTTTAGAGATGTTATACCAAATGGTTTAACTTTTGTTACAAATTCAGTTAAAATAAATGGAGTAAATTATCAGGGATATAACCCATATCAAAGTTTTTCACTTGGATTATTATTGCCAGGTGATTCTGTAATAGTTAAATTTGATGCAACTGTAACTTTGTTACCAAATCCATCACTAGTTTATAATACTGCTAATGTAGTATTTTCATATTATATAGATCCAACTGGAAGTGTTTTGGTAACTCAAGTTAATAGTAACACAGTTACAACTCAAATAAATTTAGGTGCATTGAATATTACTAAATCAGTAAATAAAGGTTATGCAACTCATGGAGATGTGTTAACTTATAGTTTTACTTTAAACAATACAGGAAATGTAGATTTAAGTAATGTAATATTCTTAGATAATTTACAATCAGATATTAATTTTAATAGTGGCTCTGTAATTGTAAATGGTAAGACACAATCAGATTATGATCCAACAGTAGGATTTAATTTAGGAACAATTTCAACATTAGGAATTGTAACAGTATCATTTACTGTTACAATTATTCAAAATCCTACACATCAATCTGTAATAAATTTTGCAACAGGAACATTTTCATATAAGATTGATCCAAATGGACAAATCTATACTAGTTCAAACACGTCTAATTCAGTAAGTACAATTATAATAATGCCAAGTTTAGCAGGTACTAAAGTAGTTGATTTAGCTTATGCAACAATTCAGGATACACTAAATTATTCAATAGTATTTAAAAATACAGGAAATACTACGTTAACATCATTATTTTTTGAAGATACTTTATCAAATGGCGCAGTATTTAAACCTGGAACTGTTAAAATTGATGGAGTAAGTTATTCAAATTATGATCCAACATTAGGATTTAATTTGCCAGACCTTATTGCAGGAAATACAACTAATATAAATTTCCAAGCTACTGTAACATTACTTCCAACACCACCACAAGTAACAAACTATGCTGTATCAAATGGATTATATAAGATAGATCCAGCAGGAAGCACTTATTCTATATCAGCAACAACTAATACTGTAACAACTAATATTAATTTAGGAAACCTAACAAATGTAAAATCAGTAGATAAGATGTATGCTAAAGTTGGAGATACTTTAACTTACACTTCTGTAATAACTAATACTGGAAATATAACTGCAAGTAATATACAGTTTTTAGATACCTTACAAGCAGAATTAACCTATATTAGTGGTACTGTTACTATAGGTGGAGTATTATATCCATCATTAGATCCAACAGTAGGATTTCCTCTATCTAATTTAGCACCAAATCAAAGTGTAACTGTCACATTTGAAGCAAGTATAAATGCATTACCAGTTCCGCCACAAGTTAATAATAAATCTCAAGCACAATTTAGCTATAAGATAGATCCAAATGGAATAACTTTAACTAGTACAGCATTTAGTAATTTAGTAACAACTCAAGTTGTAAAAGGTATTTTAAATGCAACAAAGATCGTTGACAAACCAATAGCTACCGTTGGAGATATATTGACTTATACAGTTACACTAATAAATGCAGGAAATGTTATAGACAATAATGTTTTCTTCCAAGATACACCATCAACTGGAGCAACATTTAAGTCAGGTACTGTAACTGTAAATGGGCAAATTCAAGGATCTTACGATCCAACAGTTGGATTTAGTCTTGGAGATATAGGAATAGGTCAAGTCGTTACGGTTGTATTCCAAGCTACAGTAGTGTCTGTACCACCAAGTAATAATGTAACTAATCAGGCTACTATAAACTTTAAGTTTGTAGTAGATCCAAAGGAGCAACCATATTCTCAAACAAGTTATTCTAACACAGTAACAACTAATATAGCATTAGGTAAGTTAGATGTTACTAAAGCTGTAGATAAAAAATTTGCAACAATAGGTGATAAGTTGACCTATACAGTAACTATAGTTAATATTGGAAATATAAATGCTACAAATGTATTATTTATAGATCCAACACCAGCTAATTCTGTATTTGTACCAGGAACAGTAACAATAAATGGATTAGCGCATATAGGATATAATCCATCAGCTGGATTTACTCTAGATACTATGACTCCAGGTCAAATTGTA